One Kitasatospora sp. NBC_01266 genomic window carries:
- a CDS encoding carbonic anhydrase: protein MNEIADGFKRFKQDVFPVRAELFARLATVHRPTALFIGCSDSRVVPELITQREPGELFVIRTAGNLVPPYAPGADGIAASIEYAIGVLGVADVVLCGHSDCGAMTALASDGSLDRLPAVAGWLRHADAAKARTDAEQHATRADRVAALVRANVRGQLANLMTHPVVVRALAQRTVRLHGWVYDIGSGAVEELDSAEGQFVALAG, encoded by the coding sequence GTGAACGAGATCGCGGACGGATTCAAGCGGTTCAAGCAGGACGTCTTCCCGGTCCGGGCGGAACTCTTCGCGCGGCTGGCGACCGTCCACCGGCCGACCGCGCTCTTCATCGGCTGCTCGGACAGCAGGGTGGTACCGGAGCTGATCACCCAGCGTGAACCGGGCGAGCTGTTCGTCATCCGCACCGCGGGCAACCTGGTGCCGCCCTATGCGCCCGGCGCGGACGGCATCGCGGCGAGCATCGAGTACGCGATCGGCGTGCTGGGCGTCGCGGACGTGGTCCTCTGCGGGCACTCCGACTGCGGCGCGATGACCGCGCTGGCCTCGGACGGCTCGCTCGACCGGCTGCCCGCCGTCGCCGGCTGGCTGCGCCACGCCGACGCGGCCAAGGCCCGCACTGACGCCGAGCAGCACGCCACCCGGGCCGACCGGGTCGCCGCGCTGGTCCGGGCCAACGTGCGCGGTCAGCTGGCGAACCTGATGACCCACCCGGTGGTCGTCCGCGCCCTGGCGCAGCGCACGGTGCGCCTGCACGGCTGGGTCTACGACATCGGCTCCGGCGCGGTCGAGGAACTCGACTCCGCCGAAGGGCAGTTCGTCGCCCTGGCCGGCTGA
- a CDS encoding NUDIX hydrolase produces the protein MPDAIAKVAWLRLDDGRILAARTHGTAAFYLPGGKPEPGESDEQALVREIGEELGVTLDPATITPVLTVHAPAHGKPPGSTVRLTCYAAGHTGIPAPGREIAELAWLTHGDCGRVSPATALVLDRLAAADRLLRL, from the coding sequence ATGCCCGACGCGATAGCGAAGGTGGCGTGGCTCCGGCTGGACGACGGCCGGATCCTCGCCGCCCGCACCCACGGCACGGCCGCCTTCTACCTGCCCGGTGGCAAGCCCGAACCCGGCGAGAGTGACGAGCAGGCCCTGGTCCGCGAGATCGGCGAGGAACTCGGGGTGACCCTGGACCCGGCCACCATCACCCCCGTCCTGACCGTCCACGCCCCCGCCCACGGCAAGCCCCCGGGCAGCACCGTCCGCCTCACCTGCTACGCCGCCGGCCACACCGGCATCCCCGCCCCCGGCCGTGAGATCGCCGAACTCGCCTGGCTCACCCACGGCGACTGCGGCCGGGTCAGCCCGGCCACCGCCCTCGTGCTGGATCGCCTGGCCGCCGCGGACCGCCTGCTGCGCCTGTAG
- a CDS encoding GNAT family N-acetyltransferase has product MTPTLHTDRLLLEPYAPTDEDDFVALFMDARVSRWMGDGPWPEADYRAAFARIFAHAYQRERFDVWAVRQGGRLVGHAEIKPAKVVEGHELVYALTPELWGRGLGTELARAVVTHGFGTPDLAQVYATVAEQNAASLTALQKLGFRQLRDLTEEDGSITRLLCRDRSEQPTGQG; this is encoded by the coding sequence ATGACTCCCACGCTGCACACCGATCGGCTGCTGCTCGAACCGTACGCACCCACCGACGAGGACGACTTCGTGGCGCTCTTCATGGATGCCCGGGTCTCCCGGTGGATGGGCGACGGACCCTGGCCCGAGGCCGACTACCGCGCCGCGTTCGCCCGGATCTTCGCCCATGCCTACCAGCGCGAGCGCTTCGACGTCTGGGCGGTGCGCCAGGGCGGCCGCCTGGTCGGCCACGCGGAGATCAAGCCGGCGAAGGTCGTCGAGGGGCACGAGCTGGTCTACGCCCTCACCCCCGAGCTGTGGGGGCGCGGCCTCGGCACCGAGCTGGCGAGGGCCGTGGTCACCCACGGCTTCGGGACGCCGGACCTGGCGCAGGTCTACGCGACCGTGGCGGAGCAGAACGCCGCTTCGCTGACGGCCCTTCAGAAGCTCGGATTCCGGCAGCTCAGGGACCTCACCGAGGAGGACGGGAGCATCACCCGGCTGCTCTGCCGCGATCGGAGCGAGCAGCCCACCGGGCAGGGCTAG
- a CDS encoding TetR/AcrR family transcriptional regulator: MARTSMRMSAEERRESVIRAAVIEFAERGYNGTSTQAIAARVGVSQPYLFRLFPSKRALFEAAVRRCVHDVKATLIGAVEGLEDPEARAAAMGDAYLELLADRSLLLMQMQMYVSTAAMEAQGEAEVGEAVRALWLDLWDSVQEASGMSTEKVTEFFAHGMLINTLLAMGFPRDHRIWDGFGIKGDRCG, encoded by the coding sequence ATGGCAAGGACGAGCATGCGGATGTCGGCGGAGGAACGGCGCGAGAGTGTCATCCGCGCGGCGGTGATCGAGTTTGCCGAGCGTGGCTACAACGGCACCTCCACCCAGGCGATCGCCGCCCGGGTCGGTGTCTCCCAGCCGTATCTGTTCCGGCTCTTCCCGAGCAAGCGGGCGCTGTTCGAGGCGGCGGTGCGGCGCTGCGTGCACGACGTCAAGGCGACGCTCATCGGGGCGGTCGAGGGGCTGGAGGATCCGGAGGCCCGGGCCGCGGCGATGGGTGACGCGTATCTCGAGTTGCTGGCCGACCGCAGCCTGCTGCTGATGCAGATGCAGATGTACGTCTCCACGGCCGCCATGGAGGCGCAGGGGGAGGCGGAGGTGGGGGAGGCGGTACGGGCGCTCTGGCTCGACCTCTGGGACTCCGTGCAGGAGGCCTCCGGCATGAGCACGGAGAAGGTCACCGAGTTCTTCGCGCACGGGATGCTGATCAACACGCTGCTCGCCATGGGTTTTCCGCGCGACCACCGGATCTGGGACGGGTTCGGGATCAAGGGTGACCGCTGCGGGTAG
- the cynS gene encoding cyanase encodes MMHAQADPNARQQLAIAAVEAKTRKDLSWQQLADASGLSVAFTTAALLGQHPLPADAAKAVTELLGLDEDAALLLQTVPMRGSIPGGIPTDPTIYRFYEMLQVYGTTLKALVHEQFGDGIISAINFKLDVKKVADPEGGERAVITLDGKYLPTKPF; translated from the coding sequence ATGATGCACGCACAGGCCGACCCGAACGCCCGCCAGCAGCTGGCGATCGCCGCCGTCGAGGCCAAGACCCGCAAGGACCTCAGCTGGCAGCAGCTGGCCGACGCCAGCGGCCTGTCGGTGGCGTTCACCACCGCCGCGCTGCTCGGCCAGCACCCGCTGCCCGCCGACGCGGCCAAGGCCGTCACCGAGTTGCTGGGGCTGGACGAGGACGCCGCCCTGCTGCTGCAGACCGTGCCGATGCGCGGCAGCATCCCCGGCGGCATCCCCACCGACCCGACCATCTACCGCTTCTACGAGATGCTCCAGGTCTACGGCACCACCCTCAAGGCCCTGGTCCACGAGCAGTTCGGCGACGGCATCATCAGCGCGATCAACTTCAAGCTCGACGTGAAGAAGGTCGCCGACCCCGAGGGCGGGGAGCGCGCGGTCATCACCCTCGACGGCAAGTACCTGCCCACCAAGCCGTTCTGA
- a CDS encoding phosphocholine-specific phospholipase C, whose protein sequence is MSPISRRALLGSAAAIGAGSAFGVLPGSVRRAMAASTGGGSLSSVKHVVILMQENRSFDHYYGTLSGVRGYGDTSLLRFPKGSNVWNQNTKGSAGGGSILLPWHLNTALTDAQQVEDLDHSWSGTHGAWNGGLNNNWIPEKTGYTMGYYNRTDLPFHYALADAFTICDQYFCSVQGPTNPNRLYQWTGMIDPNGTAGGPVTDNSEAGYSWTTYPEMLQDAGVSWRVYQEADNFDDNPLAWFTQFQNAATSDPLYVNGMARVSDIAGAITSDIAAGTFPTVSWVVAPTAQCEHPANRPADGADFVSGVLAAIASDQATWDSTVVFYNFDENDGFFDHVAPPTAPSGTTDEFVSGLPIGMGPRVPMTVISPWSTGGRVCSQTFDHTSPLRFAELVTGVRCTNISDWRRAVSGDLTSAFTFGVSPVAFPTNLPNTAALVTAANNEKSLPAPTVPSAGALPAQESGDRGAQSLGYVFNTTSWTDTSTGRIWFKTVSAGALAGAFTAYTVNDRTYAAWPYTCAAGGSISDYFSAKTYGGGPYDIDLHGPDGYLRGFQGNVLTWSSSTKAHPEAYVVDAQDGATLTLTLSNAGSVAAVFTINPNAAYLASGGSATQVTVAAGGTATATLHATSAGRYDFTVTANTGDGFARRFAGRLYAQ, encoded by the coding sequence ATGTCCCCGATCTCCCGCCGGGCGCTGCTCGGTTCGGCCGCCGCCATCGGTGCCGGCAGTGCGTTCGGTGTGCTCCCCGGTTCGGTCCGCCGAGCGATGGCTGCGAGCACCGGGGGCGGTTCGCTCTCCTCGGTGAAGCACGTGGTGATCCTCATGCAGGAGAACCGCTCCTTCGACCACTACTACGGCACCCTGTCGGGCGTGCGCGGCTACGGCGACACCTCGCTGCTGCGCTTCCCGAAGGGCTCCAACGTCTGGAACCAGAACACCAAGGGCTCGGCCGGCGGCGGCAGCATCCTGCTGCCCTGGCACCTGAACACCGCGCTGACCGACGCCCAGCAGGTCGAGGACCTCGACCACTCGTGGAGCGGCACCCACGGCGCCTGGAACGGCGGGCTGAACAACAACTGGATCCCGGAGAAGACCGGGTACACGATGGGCTACTACAACCGCACCGACCTGCCGTTCCACTACGCGCTGGCCGACGCCTTCACCATCTGCGACCAGTACTTCTGCTCGGTCCAGGGCCCGACCAACCCGAACCGGCTCTACCAGTGGACCGGCATGATCGACCCGAACGGCACCGCCGGCGGCCCGGTCACCGACAACAGCGAGGCCGGCTACTCCTGGACCACCTACCCGGAGATGCTGCAGGACGCGGGCGTCTCCTGGCGGGTCTACCAGGAGGCGGACAACTTCGACGACAACCCGCTGGCCTGGTTCACCCAGTTCCAGAACGCCGCGACCAGCGACCCGCTGTACGTCAACGGCATGGCCCGGGTCAGCGACATCGCGGGCGCGATCACCTCGGACATCGCGGCCGGCACCTTCCCGACCGTCTCCTGGGTGGTGGCCCCCACCGCCCAGTGCGAGCACCCGGCCAACCGCCCCGCCGACGGCGCCGACTTCGTCAGCGGCGTGCTGGCGGCCATCGCGAGCGACCAGGCCACCTGGGACTCGACCGTGGTCTTCTACAACTTCGACGAGAACGACGGCTTCTTCGACCACGTCGCCCCGCCGACCGCGCCGTCCGGCACCACCGACGAGTTCGTCAGCGGCCTGCCGATCGGCATGGGCCCGCGGGTGCCGATGACCGTGATCTCGCCCTGGTCCACCGGCGGGCGGGTCTGCTCGCAGACCTTCGACCACACCTCGCCGCTGCGCTTCGCCGAGCTGGTCACCGGCGTGCGGTGCACCAACATCTCGGACTGGCGCCGCGCCGTCTCCGGCGACCTGACCAGCGCCTTCACCTTCGGTGTGAGCCCGGTGGCGTTCCCCACCAACCTGCCGAACACCGCCGCGCTGGTCACCGCCGCGAACAACGAGAAGTCGCTGCCCGCCCCGACGGTCCCCAGCGCGGGCGCGCTGCCCGCCCAGGAGTCCGGCGACCGCGGCGCGCAGTCGCTCGGCTACGTCTTCAACACCACCTCCTGGACCGACACCTCCACCGGCCGGATCTGGTTCAAGACGGTGTCGGCGGGTGCGCTCGCCGGTGCCTTCACGGCCTACACGGTCAACGACCGCACCTACGCGGCCTGGCCGTACACCTGCGCGGCCGGCGGCTCGATCTCCGACTACTTCTCCGCCAAGACCTACGGCGGCGGCCCGTACGACATCGACCTGCACGGCCCCGACGGCTACCTGCGCGGCTTCCAGGGCAACGTGCTGACCTGGTCGAGCAGCACCAAGGCGCACCCCGAGGCGTACGTGGTGGACGCGCAGGACGGCGCCACCCTGACCCTGACGCTGAGCAACGCGGGCTCGGTCGCCGCGGTCTTCACCATCAACCCCAACGCGGCCTACCTCGCCTCCGGCGGCTCGGCCACCCAGGTGACGGTCGCGGCCGGCGGCACCGCCACCGCCACGCTGCACGCCACCAGCGCGGGCCGGTACGACTTCACGGTCACCGCCAACACCGGCGACGGCTTCGCCCGCCGCTTCGCCGGGCGCCTGTACGCCCAGTAA
- a CDS encoding nucleoside deaminase, translating into MDYAQRTIDLARRNVEEGGRPFATVIVKDGRILAESPNLVAQTNDPTAHAEILAIREACTKLGTEHLTGATIYVLAHPCPMCLGSLYYCSPDEVVFLTQRDDYEPHYVDDRKYFELGTFYGEFAKEWQDRRLPMSYRPSEAAVDVYRAWQQRNGGERRVPGAPTAS; encoded by the coding sequence GTGGACTACGCACAGCGCACCATCGACCTCGCCCGCCGCAACGTCGAGGAGGGCGGGCGCCCCTTCGCCACCGTCATCGTCAAGGACGGCCGGATCCTCGCGGAGAGCCCGAACCTGGTCGCCCAGACCAACGACCCCACCGCGCACGCCGAGATCCTCGCCATCCGCGAGGCCTGCACCAAGCTCGGCACCGAGCACCTGACCGGTGCCACCATCTACGTCCTCGCCCACCCCTGCCCGATGTGCCTGGGCTCGCTCTACTACTGCAGCCCCGACGAGGTCGTCTTCCTCACCCAGCGCGACGACTACGAACCCCACTACGTCGACGACCGCAAGTACTTCGAACTGGGCACCTTCTACGGCGAGTTCGCCAAGGAATGGCAGGACCGGCGGCTGCCGATGAGCTACCGGCCCAGCGAGGCGGCCGTCGACGTCTACCGGGCCTGGCAGCAGCGCAACGGCGGCGAGCGCCGGGTGCCCGGCGCCCCCACCGCGAGCTGA
- the cynR gene encoding transcriptional regulator CynR, protein MELRHLRYLLAVAEHASFTRAAEALRVSQPTLSQQIKQLERQLGVQLLDRTGRTVRLTDAGQSYAHYARLALQDLAAAERSVLDVQDLTRGTLRLAATPTPTAYLIGPLTAEFHLRYPEITLEIQELTQDQLESALLDDRLDLGIAFSGEHLPQLAAQPLFSETLGLVVGAAHPYARRRDPLPVADLHSHRLALLSPDFATRRHIDRYFAEHGCRPQVSVEANTITALTELVRRTALATVLPEAITREHPDLHPVRLDPALPARTVTLLRRDTAYQSAAARAFTALATRPAAGGE, encoded by the coding sequence ATGGAACTGCGCCACCTCCGGTACCTGCTCGCGGTCGCCGAGCACGCGAGCTTCACCCGGGCCGCCGAGGCGCTGCGCGTCTCGCAGCCCACGCTCTCCCAGCAGATCAAGCAACTCGAGCGGCAGCTCGGCGTCCAGCTCCTCGACCGGACCGGACGCACCGTGCGGCTGACCGACGCCGGCCAGAGCTACGCCCACTACGCGCGCCTGGCCCTGCAGGACCTGGCGGCGGCGGAGCGCTCGGTACTGGACGTCCAGGACCTCACCCGCGGCACCCTGCGCCTGGCGGCCACCCCCACGCCCACCGCCTACCTGATCGGTCCGCTGACCGCCGAATTCCACCTTCGGTACCCTGAAATCACCCTGGAGATCCAGGAGTTGACGCAGGATCAGCTCGAGTCGGCGCTGCTCGACGACCGGCTCGACCTCGGCATCGCCTTCAGCGGCGAGCATCTTCCGCAGCTCGCCGCCCAGCCGCTGTTCAGCGAGACCCTCGGCCTGGTCGTCGGCGCCGCGCACCCGTACGCGCGGCGCCGGGATCCGCTGCCGGTCGCCGACCTGCACTCCCACCGACTCGCCCTGCTCAGCCCGGACTTCGCCACCCGGCGGCACATCGACCGGTACTTCGCCGAGCACGGCTGCCGACCGCAGGTCAGCGTCGAGGCCAACACCATCACCGCGCTCACCGAACTCGTCCGCAGAACCGCGCTGGCCACCGTCCTGCCCGAGGCCATCACCCGCGAACACCCGGACCTGCACCCGGTCCGCCTCGACCCGGCCCTGCCCGCCCGCACCGTCACCCTGCTGCGCCGGGACACCGCCTACCAGAGCGCCGCCGCCCGCGCCTTCACCGCGCTCGCCACCCGGCCGGCGGCCGGCGGAGAGTAA
- a CDS encoding DeoR/GlpR family DNA-binding transcription regulator: MLKADRIARILDHVAKAGSADVHALTELLGVSSATIRRDLQSLHEQGLLHRTRGGAVTGAVNLELPLRHRAGRQQAEKLRIALAAAQLVPEGAVVGMTGGTTVTEIARVLAERSGLTIVTNAVNIAADLIVRPDNRLVVVGGNARTASYELVGPAAERMLSQYHLDVAFIGVDGLTASEGCTTHDEMEAHTDRAFLRSSARSVVVADSTKIGRVTFAGICPLAEIDDLVTDDALAAEQEDAIAKHGVRVLRA; the protein is encoded by the coding sequence ATGCTCAAAGCTGATCGAATTGCGCGCATCCTTGACCACGTCGCCAAGGCGGGCAGTGCCGACGTGCACGCACTCACCGAGCTGCTCGGCGTCTCGAGCGCGACGATCCGCCGGGACCTGCAGTCCCTGCACGAGCAGGGGCTGCTGCACCGCACCCGGGGCGGGGCCGTGACCGGTGCGGTCAACCTGGAACTGCCGTTGCGGCACCGGGCCGGACGGCAGCAGGCGGAGAAGCTGCGGATCGCGCTGGCCGCCGCCCAACTGGTCCCGGAGGGCGCCGTGGTGGGCATGACCGGCGGCACCACCGTCACCGAGATCGCCCGGGTGCTGGCCGAGCGCAGCGGGCTCACCATCGTGACCAACGCCGTCAACATCGCCGCCGACCTGATCGTCCGCCCCGACAACCGGCTGGTGGTCGTGGGCGGCAACGCCCGAACGGCCAGCTACGAGCTGGTCGGACCGGCGGCCGAGCGGATGCTGAGCCAGTACCACCTGGACGTCGCCTTCATCGGCGTGGACGGCCTGACCGCGAGCGAGGGCTGCACCACGCACGACGAGATGGAGGCCCACACCGACCGCGCGTTCCTGCGCAGCAGCGCCCGCTCGGTGGTGGTCGCGGACAGCACCAAGATCGGCCGGGTGACCTTCGCCGGGATCTGCCCGCTCGCCGAGATCGACGACCTGGTCACCGACGACGCGCTCGCCGCGGAGCAGGAGGACGCCATCGCCAAGCACGGCGTCCGCGTCCTGCGCGCCTGA
- a CDS encoding DHA2 family efflux MFS transporter permease subunit, whose translation MRRGSPAIWAFVITSTAGFMAALDNLVVTTALTAIRRHLGGGISDLEWTVNAYTLSFAVLLLFGAALGDRFGRRRIFTVGLGVFTLASLAAALAPNINALIAARAVQGVGAAMLTPVSLTLLTAAVPAAKRGLAFGAWGAVNGMAVAMGPLIGGTVVEHLSWQWIFALNVPLGLLLLPLARLRLTESVGPNGRLDATGTALVSAALFGIVYAVIRGNDDGWTSAPVLTGLIGGGVLLIAFLAWERRSSAPALPLRLFRSRAFSAVNAATTLMSLGMFGAIFLLSQFLQAAQGFSPVEAGVRMLPWTGMPMLVAPVAGLLADRIGGRNIIAAGLALQALGLGWFAAVATADVSYAAQVPALVMSGVGMALFFAPVATLLMGSVRPQEQGVASGINNALREVGGALGVAVLTAVFTAHGDYSSARRYVDGLVPALWVGASVIAVAALTVLAAPRRTATEPADEVRAGTTGLAAEPQQALPA comes from the coding sequence ATGCGCAGAGGCAGCCCGGCGATCTGGGCCTTCGTCATCACCAGCACCGCCGGATTCATGGCCGCGCTGGACAACCTGGTCGTCACCACCGCACTCACCGCCATCCGGCGCCATCTCGGCGGCGGCATCAGCGACCTCGAGTGGACCGTCAACGCCTACACCCTCAGCTTCGCCGTCCTGCTGCTGTTCGGCGCGGCGCTCGGTGACCGGTTCGGCCGCCGCCGGATCTTCACCGTGGGGCTCGGGGTCTTCACCCTCGCCTCGCTCGCGGCCGCCCTGGCTCCGAACATCAACGCGCTGATCGCGGCCAGGGCCGTGCAGGGAGTCGGCGCGGCGATGCTCACGCCGGTCAGCCTGACGCTGCTCACCGCGGCGGTGCCGGCGGCCAAGCGCGGGCTGGCCTTCGGCGCCTGGGGCGCGGTCAACGGAATGGCCGTGGCGATGGGCCCGCTGATCGGCGGGACCGTGGTGGAGCACCTGTCCTGGCAGTGGATATTCGCCCTGAACGTTCCGCTGGGCCTGCTGCTGCTGCCGCTCGCCCGGCTGCGGCTGACCGAGAGCGTGGGCCCGAACGGCCGGCTCGACGCCACGGGCACCGCCCTGGTCAGCGCCGCGCTCTTCGGCATCGTCTACGCCGTCATCCGGGGCAACGACGACGGCTGGACCAGCGCCCCGGTGCTGACCGGCCTGATCGGCGGTGGAGTGCTGCTGATCGCCTTCCTCGCCTGGGAGCGGCGCAGCTCGGCGCCGGCGCTGCCGCTGCGGCTGTTCCGCAGCCGGGCCTTCTCGGCGGTCAACGCGGCCACCACGCTGATGTCCCTGGGCATGTTCGGGGCGATCTTCCTGCTCAGCCAGTTCCTGCAGGCGGCGCAGGGGTTCAGCCCGGTGGAGGCGGGCGTGCGGATGCTGCCGTGGACCGGGATGCCGATGCTGGTCGCCCCGGTGGCCGGGCTGCTGGCGGACCGGATCGGCGGCCGGAACATCATCGCCGCCGGGCTCGCCCTGCAGGCGCTCGGCCTCGGCTGGTTCGCGGCGGTCGCCACGGCCGACGTCAGCTACGCCGCGCAGGTCCCGGCCCTGGTCATGTCCGGGGTCGGGATGGCGCTCTTCTTCGCCCCGGTCGCCACGCTGCTGATGGGCTCGGTCCGCCCGCAGGAGCAGGGCGTCGCCTCGGGGATCAACAACGCGCTGCGGGAGGTGGGCGGTGCGCTCGGCGTCGCCGTCCTCACCGCGGTCTTCACCGCGCACGGGGACTACAGCAGCGCTCGGCGCTACGTGGACGGCCTGGTCCCGGCGCTCTGGGTGGGCGCGTCGGTGATCGCCGTCGCGGCGCTGACGGTCCTCGCCGCACCGCGCCGCACCGCGACCGAACCGGCGGACGAGGTGCGGGCGGGGACGACCGGCCTGGCCGCGGAGCCCCAGCAGGCGCTGCCTGCCTGA
- a CDS encoding LLM class flavin-dependent oxidoreductase, translating into MPLEAEPLRKLGFLTIGLFEEDDPGRGHEATLELIALGEQLGFDSAWVRHRHLQYGISSPVAVLAAASQRTSRIELGTAVIPLGWENPLRLAEDLATVDILSGGRLNPGVSVGPPTHYDHVKGALYPDTGDSEDFGFDRVRRLLDFVRGEPVSEFSGTEGFEEFSKRVQPHAPGLGRRLWYGGGSLRSARWAGEHGMNLLTSSVVKAEQSEDFAEIQLSQIRTFRAAHPEGDRARVSQGLVVIPTDTATREQRARYEEYARKRAPRTAAPQGPARLMFAPDLVGSSAEIAERLYAHPAFREVDEVAFALPFTFQRDDYLQILTDIATRLGPALGWRPAA; encoded by the coding sequence GTGCCGCTGGAGGCGGAGCCGCTACGGAAGTTGGGCTTCCTGACGATCGGGCTGTTCGAGGAGGACGACCCGGGGCGGGGCCACGAGGCGACGCTCGAACTCATCGCCCTGGGTGAGCAACTCGGATTCGACAGCGCGTGGGTGCGCCATCGTCATCTGCAGTACGGCATCTCCTCTCCGGTGGCCGTCCTGGCGGCGGCCTCGCAGCGCACCAGCCGGATCGAGCTGGGCACGGCGGTGATACCCCTGGGCTGGGAGAACCCGTTGCGGCTGGCCGAGGACCTGGCGACGGTCGACATCCTCTCCGGCGGCCGCCTCAACCCGGGGGTCAGCGTGGGGCCGCCGACGCACTACGACCACGTCAAGGGCGCGCTCTACCCCGACACCGGCGACAGCGAGGACTTCGGCTTCGACCGGGTCCGGCGGCTGCTGGACTTCGTCCGGGGCGAGCCGGTCAGCGAGTTCAGCGGGACCGAGGGCTTCGAGGAGTTCTCGAAGCGCGTTCAGCCCCACGCTCCAGGCCTGGGGCGCCGGTTGTGGTACGGCGGTGGCAGCCTGCGGTCGGCGCGGTGGGCCGGCGAGCACGGGATGAACCTGCTGACCAGCAGTGTGGTGAAGGCCGAGCAGTCCGAGGACTTCGCCGAGATCCAGCTGTCGCAGATCAGGACGTTCCGGGCCGCCCACCCCGAGGGCGACCGCGCCCGGGTCTCCCAGGGCCTGGTCGTCATCCCCACCGACACCGCCACCCGGGAGCAGCGCGCCAGGTACGAGGAGTACGCGCGCAAACGGGCGCCGCGTACCGCCGCGCCGCAGGGGCCGGCCCGCCTGATGTTCGCCCCCGACCTCGTCGGCAGCTCTGCGGAGATCGCCGAACGGCTCTACGCCCACCCGGCCTTCCGCGAGGTCGACGAGGTCGCCTTCGCGCTGCCCTTCACCTTCCAGCGCGACGACTACCTGCAGATCCTCACGGACATCGCCACCAGGCTCGGCCCCGCGCTCGGCTGGCGACCGGCGGCCTGA